A single Lolium perenne isolate Kyuss_39 chromosome 6, Kyuss_2.0, whole genome shotgun sequence DNA region contains:
- the LOC127306376 gene encoding chloride channel protein CLC-f has protein sequence MSSSDEDRASLIRSHPAVVAVAGASPSLSCPSPRASASHRHADVEAPDEAAFAASPRRAGGVRGFLRHLDRRISSRGSARRLHHQPQQLDRAPEQSSVASSQQQQQRERAGEELADGAPPEWALLLIGCLLGLATGICVAAFNRGVHVIHDWAWSGTPNEGAAWLRLQRLSDTWHRILLIPVTGGVIVGMMHGLLEIVEQLKLAKPPQSEGISLLAAIFPTVKAVQAAVTLGTGCSLGPEGPSVDIGKSCALGCSEMMENNRERRIALVAAGAAAGIASGFNAAVAGCFFAIETVLRPLKAENAPPFTTAMIILASVISSTVSHVLLGERPAFIVPAYELKSAAELPLYLILGMLCGAVSVVFGRLVVWFSRFFAYMKERFDFPIVVYPALGGLGAGLIALKYPGILYWGFTNVEEILHTGKSASAPGIWLLTQLAAAKVVATALCKGSGLVGGLYAPSLMIGAAVGAVFGGSAAYLINAAIPGSAAVAQPQAYALVGMAATLASVCSVPLTSVLLLFELTKDYRILLPLMGAVGLAIWVPSVVNQPNDGEFSGFRTPMHGYSLVSAQDKRSSTLTRSDGVDELELTVSQSDLRNCGTYKDEMLLDDLKVSQAMSKKYVKVPPSATVMEALNLLNDKQQMCALVVDHEDFLEGLITLGDIRRMGLELSGESCISGDQLMSDEACSSCLTRGFEYQGSERGLLTCFPDTDLTTAKNLMEARGIKQLPVVKRGAGHRTEGKRKLVALLYYDSIGHCLREEIENWKTIYQRKEDFHVLANGHTLQ, from the exons ATGTCCTCCTCCGACGAAGACCGCGCCTCGCTCATCAGATCCCACCCCGCGGTCGTCGCCGTCGCGGGCGCCTCGCCTTCTTTATCCTGCCCCTCGCCGCGCGCGTCCGCCAGCCACCGCCACGCCGACGTCGAGGCGCCGGACGAGGCCGCCTTCGCCGCCTCCCCGCGGCGCGCCGGGGGCGTGCGCGGCTTCCTTCGCCACCTCGACCGCCGCATCTCCTCCCGCGGATCTGCGCGCCGCCTCCACCACCAGCCGCAGCAGCTTGATCGCGCTCCGGAGCAGTCGTCCGTGGCGTcgtcgcagcagcagcagcagaggGAGAGGGCGGGGGAGGAGCTCGCGGACGGGGCGCCCCCCGAGTGGGCGCTCCTGCTCATCGGCTGCCTCCTCGGGCTCGCCACCGGCATCTGCGTCGCGGCATTCAACCGCGGG GTTCATGTCATCCATGATTGGGCATGGTCAGGTACCCCCAACGAAGGCGCAGCTTGGCTCCGCCTGCAGAGGCTATCTGATACTTGGCACAGGATACTGCTGATCCCTGTCACAGGGGGTGTAATCGTAGGAATGATGCATGGATTGCTCGAGATAGTTGAgcagctaaaacttgcaaagccaCCACAGAGCGAAGGAATCAGTTTACTTGCAGCCATCTTCCCAACCGTAAAGGCTGTCCAAGCTGCCGTAACTCTGGGGACTGGTTGTTCATTGGGGCCTGAAGGTCCTAGTGTGGATATTGGTAAATCATGTGCACTTGGGTGCTCAGAAATGATGGAGAATAACCGAGAAAGGCGGATCGCTCTTGTAGCTGCTGGGGCTGCTGCTGGAATTGCTTCAG GATTTAATGCAGCAGTTGCTGGGTGTTTCTTTGCCATTGAAACTGTATTGAGGCCCCTGAAAGCAGAAAATGCACCTCCTTTCACgactgctatgataatattggcaTCAGTTATATCATCTACTGTATCACATGTTTTGCTGGGAGAAAGACCGGCTTTTATAGTGCCAGCATATGAGCTAAAATCTGCTGCTG AGCTACCTCTGTATCTCATCTTAGGGATGCTTTGTGGAGCAGTCAGTGTGGTATTTGGACGGTTGGTAGTATGGTTTTCAAGATTTTTTGCATACATGAAAGAAAGGTTTGATTTTCCTATTGTAGTGTACCCTGCTTTGGGTGGGCTTGGAGCTGGCCTCATAGCTCTGAAATATCCAGGGATTTTATACTGGGGTTTCACGAATGTTGAAGAAATCTTGCATACTGGGAAAAGTGCTTCTGCTCCTGGTATCTGGTTGTTAACTCAACTTGCAGCTGCCAAGGTAGTGGCTACTGCCCTTTGCAAGGGGTCTGGTCTTGTGGGTGGGCTATATGCTCCAAGCCTGATGATCGGTGCTGCTGTTGGAGCTGTTTTTGGAGGGTCAGCTGCATACTTAATAAATGCAGCTATACCTGGTAGTGCTGCTGTTGCGCAGCCACAAGCTTATGCTCTA GTTGGGATGGCTGCTACATTGGCTTCAGTCTGTTCAGTCCCGTTGACTTCAGTGTTGCTTCTCTTTGAACTGACAAAGGATTACAGGATTTTGCTACCTCTCATG GGAGCAGTTGGACTGGCAATATGGGTTCCATCTGTGGTGAACCAGCCAAATgacggtgaattttctgggtttaGAACACCCATGCATGGTTATTCTTTAGTTTCAGCACAAGATAAAAGAAGTAGTACCTTGACGCGAAGTGATGGTGTGGATGAACTTGAGCTCACTGTCTCACAAAGTGATCTTCGTAACTGTGGTACCTACAAAGACGAAATGCTTCTAGATGATTTGAAG GTCTCCCAGGCCATGTCAAAGAAATACGTTAAAGTTCCACCTTCTGCCACAGTGATGGAAGCTCTCAACCTGTTGAATGATAAGCAGCAAATGTGTGCCCTTGTTGTGGACCATGAAGATTTTCTTGAGGGCCTTATTACATTAGGGGATATTCGACGTATGGGTCTTGAATTGTCCGGGGAAAGTTGCATAAGTGGGGACCAGCTCATGTCTGAT GAAGCCTGTTCGTCGTGTCTCACTCGAGGATTCGAGTACCAAGGGAGTGAGCGTGGATTGCTTACATGCTTTCCTGATACTGATTTGACCACTGCAAAAAACCTTATGGAGGCCAGAGGAATAAAGCAGCTGCCTGTTGTTAAGCGTGGCGCTGGGCATAGAACTGAAGGAAAGCGCAAGCTTGTTGCCCTTCTCTATTATGACTCAATTGGTCACTGCTTACG GGAGGAGATTGAGAACTGGAAAACGATATACCAAAGGAAAGAAGATTTTCATGTTTTAGCGAATGGGCACACATTACAGTGA
- the LOC139832598 gene encoding uncharacterized protein — translation MPVMCMGDMNELLYDMDKNSININRSRMNAFRLMIKNCGLFDLGFSGPAYTWTNKRFTTKPVFERLDRCLVNAEWCDIYPVSNVYNMPLIHSLSDHAPILLSTDGPVRKTKRSFKFENWWLKEEDFNTTAKTAWAKTTNHAFSVRTKRLAGDLRIWRRKKKPLQQELNEFEGQIKQIQMQPLKQQNQQLEANLVTRYEQNLTKLTDYYAQRAKKNWLKDGDKNTAFFHKAITKRKRRNTIVSIRDENDITQFMPDKIGKTFVNYFRHIFASQYTNHDRPYLQTQLPQASQDYTYSIPDKTELWEILKDMKRNASPGPDGFNVEFYLATWEWIGDDVHMLEAMSNAALTGGNVKSDCIHWSSRETLAKILTSTAKIQAKVYHVKRDINGVAHNCAHQDFVLHDVYCC, via the exons ATGCCTGTGATGTGTATGGGGGATATGAATGAGCTTTTGTATGACATGGATAAGAACTCTATAAATATTAACCGTTCACGTATGAATGCCTTCCGCTTGATGATTAAGAATTGTGGTCTTTTTGATCTTGGTTTTAGTGGTCCCGCTTACACTTGGACGAACAAACGATTTACCACCAAACCTGTCTTTGAAAGACTTGATCGTTGTCTTGTCAATGCAGAGTGGTGTGATATTTACCCTGTTTCAAATGTTTATAACATGCCTTTGATTCACTCTCTTAGTGACCATGCTCCTATTTTACTCTCTACTGATGGTCCAGTTCGCAAAACTAAACGTTCCTTCAAATTTGAGAATTGGTGGTTAAAAGAAGAGGACTTCAATACTACTGCTAAAACAGCTTGGGCTAAAACTACTAACCATGCTTTCTCGGTTAGAACTAAACGTCTTGCAGGAGATTTGAGGATTTGGAGAAGAAAGAAGAAACCGCTGCAACAAGAGCTAAATGAGTTTGAAGGGCAAATCAAGCAAATTCAAATGCAGCCTTTGAAGCAACAAAATCAACAACTTGAAGCCAATCTGGTCACAAGGTATGAACAAAATCTCACAAAACTCACAGATTACTATGCTCAGAGAGCCAAGAAGAACTGGCTGAAAGATGGTGACAAAAATACGGCTTTCTTTCATAAAGCGATCACCAAAAGGAAGAGAAGAAACACCATCGTCTCCATCAGGGATGAGAATGACATAACTCAATTCATGCCTGATAAGATTGGAAAAACTTTTGTTAATTATTTCAGACACATCTTTGCTTCTCAGTATACTAACCATGACAGGCCATACTTACAAACCCAGCTCCCGCAAGCCTCCCAAGACTACACATACTCAATACCGGACAAGACAGAGTTATGGGAGATACTGAAAGATATGAAAAGGAATGCATCTCCAGGTCCAGATGGCTTCAACGTTGAGTTCTACTTAGCGACATGGGAGTGGATTGGAGATGATGTCCACATGCTG GAAGCCATGTCCAATGCAGCTCTTACAG GTGGAAACGTAAAATCAGATTGCATCCACTGGAGTAGCAGGGAAACTCTAGCTAAAATCCTCACCTCCACTGCTAAAATACAGGCCAAGGTGTACCATGTTAAGAGAGATATCAATGGTGTAGCCCATAACTGTGCTCATCAG GATTTTGTACTCCATGATGTATACTGCTGTTGA
- the LOC127309375 gene encoding uncharacterized protein yields MKVEGKVGISNKDESRLKVVVGGGKHKKNARDAWNAFMFEFRTVYRTQHPNASSADVMSAGREEWRNMAEDVMRDTQEEWRNVTEEKAPYHGGKAVKKNPDHDGSKATTDKGSKKAVNKGPEKTRATFREG; encoded by the exons ATGAAGGTCGAGGGCAAGGTCGGGATCTCCAATAAGGATGAGAGCAG GCTCAAGGTCGTCGTTGGCGGCGGCAAGCACAAGAAGAACGCGCGGGACGCCTGGAACGCCTTCAT GTTTGAGTTCAGAACGGTGTACCGAACGCAGCACCCTAATGCGAGCTCAGCCGAT GTGATGAGCGCTGGAAGGGAGGAGTGGAGAAATATGGCTGAAGAT GTGATGAGGGATACACAAGAGGAGTGGAGAAATGTAACTGAAGAA AAGGCACCGTATCATGGGGGAAAGGCTGTGAAGAAGAATCCCGATCATGATGGGTCCAAAGCCACAACTGACAAG GGTTCAAAGAAGGCTGTCAATAAGGGGCCTGAGAAGACAAGAGCTACATTTAGAGAG GGTTAA